The proteins below come from a single Procambarus clarkii isolate CNS0578487 chromosome 44, FALCON_Pclarkii_2.0, whole genome shotgun sequence genomic window:
- the LOC138350206 gene encoding uncharacterized protein translates to MWNDLPNHVKGCTSLNQFKRKINRTQAEHDKALRATLQRLREKNLTLSRAKCEFNQHKIEFFGHVLSDKDLSPDPKKVADIKNAAPPSTSTEVHSFLGMANYSSRFIPDFASITKPLRELLE, encoded by the exons atgtggaatgaccttcccaatcatgtcaaaggctgtacctctctcaaccagttcaaGAGAAAaattaa CcggacccaagctgaacacgacaaagctcttcgtgcaacattgcaacgcttacgagaaaagaatctgacgctaagccgagcaaagtgtgagttcaatcaacataaaattgaattctttggacatgttctTAGTGATAAagatctgtctccagatcctaagaaagttgcagatatcaagaatgctgcacctccttcaacgtccacagaagtacatagttttctgggaatggcaaattactcttctcgcttcattccagattttgcttccATTACCAAGCCTCTACGTGAACTTCTGGAGTAA